A genome region from Leifsonia sp. Root112D2 includes the following:
- a CDS encoding SDR family oxidoreductase — protein MTAEHQGKVALITGASRGIGRTLALDLASQGATVVVNYRTNAALADEVVAEAKARGGDGIAVGADVENPEEIVRLFDAVADTYGRLDFFINNAAAAAFKRILDLKTHHLDRSYAMNVRPFVLGAQEAVKLMDKGGRIVAVSSYGSLRGFATYAALGSYKAAVESFIRYMAVEFADYGINVNGVNGGLIDSDSLEYFYSIPGMAAMESVLKAIPLGRPGTVQDMANAIEFLLSDKSAYITGQTIVVDGGLTVAAPPYWHDTTEPLGVPPRPTRG, from the coding sequence GTGACCGCGGAACACCAAGGCAAAGTAGCCCTGATCACGGGAGCATCTCGCGGAATTGGGCGCACCTTGGCGCTGGATCTCGCCTCGCAGGGTGCGACGGTCGTCGTGAACTACCGCACGAACGCCGCGCTGGCCGATGAGGTCGTGGCCGAGGCGAAGGCCCGCGGCGGTGACGGCATTGCGGTCGGGGCCGACGTGGAGAACCCTGAGGAGATCGTGCGGCTCTTCGACGCGGTTGCCGACACGTATGGGCGTCTCGACTTCTTCATCAACAACGCGGCGGCCGCCGCGTTCAAGCGCATTCTCGATCTCAAGACGCACCACCTCGACCGCTCCTACGCCATGAACGTGCGCCCCTTCGTGCTCGGCGCGCAAGAGGCAGTGAAGCTCATGGACAAGGGTGGACGCATCGTCGCCGTCTCCAGCTACGGCAGCCTGCGCGGCTTCGCCACCTATGCGGCACTGGGTTCGTACAAGGCCGCCGTCGAGTCGTTCATCCGTTACATGGCCGTGGAGTTCGCCGACTACGGCATCAACGTGAACGGCGTCAACGGCGGCCTGATCGACTCGGATTCGCTCGAATACTTCTACTCCATCCCGGGCATGGCAGCGATGGAGAGCGTGCTCAAGGCGATTCCGCTGGGCCGGCCGGGCACCGTGCAGGACATGGCCAATGCCATCGAGTTCCTGCTCTCCGACAAGTCGGCATACATCACGGGGCAGACGATCGTGGTCGATGGGGGGCTCACGGTGGCCGCTCCTCCCTACTGGCACGACACCACCGAGCCGCTCGGCGTGCCACCGCGACCGACACGCGGCTGA
- a CDS encoding acyl-CoA dehydrogenase family protein, giving the protein MTPSQTVTHDGRGSRIEQPEYEALLRRVTAWVEGPGERWSERIEADGEVPGELFDELKQNGFLGLAAPVALGGHGLSFSQWMGLMEVFSRSHASIRMLVHVINGTWRSMNPHASDAQRETYVKPSVAGDILVAFTLTEPDNGTGADISCSVRREGDTYYLSGRKHLITFGVSCDYWLLFARLEGTSGKDGTIGLLVDRKAAGVTVEDTSNTMGVRGTDHARLTFDNTPVPVAQRLGEEGDGLAIALGGFLTPSRISVAMSCVGLAERAQQLAVEYAQKRVTFGKPISSRQAIAFMIAENEADIEAAKALVLHAAREWEDDSPQASALSSMAKMVAVDMLTRVTDKALQVHGGLGYWKSEAIERVYRDARAQRFEEGTNEIQKTVVARDVFARAAQAASAASTASEEAK; this is encoded by the coding sequence ATGACACCGAGTCAGACCGTGACGCACGACGGCCGCGGAAGCCGCATCGAACAGCCTGAATACGAAGCACTTCTGCGTCGTGTCACCGCCTGGGTCGAGGGGCCGGGCGAGCGCTGGTCCGAGCGCATCGAGGCCGACGGCGAGGTGCCGGGCGAGCTGTTTGACGAGCTGAAGCAGAACGGATTCCTTGGCCTCGCGGCCCCGGTCGCCCTCGGCGGCCACGGCCTCAGCTTCAGCCAGTGGATGGGGCTGATGGAGGTCTTCTCCCGCTCGCACGCGTCGATCCGGATGCTGGTGCACGTCATCAACGGCACCTGGCGGTCCATGAACCCCCACGCCAGCGATGCGCAGCGCGAGACGTACGTCAAGCCGTCGGTCGCCGGCGACATCCTGGTCGCGTTCACTCTCACGGAGCCGGACAACGGCACCGGTGCCGACATCAGCTGCAGCGTGCGCCGCGAGGGCGACACGTACTATCTCTCCGGCCGCAAGCACCTCATCACCTTCGGGGTGAGCTGCGACTACTGGCTGCTGTTCGCCCGGCTCGAGGGCACGAGCGGCAAGGATGGCACCATCGGCCTGCTCGTCGACCGCAAGGCTGCAGGCGTCACCGTCGAAGACACCTCGAACACCATGGGGGTGCGTGGCACCGACCATGCCCGGCTCACCTTCGACAACACGCCCGTGCCGGTCGCGCAGCGTCTCGGCGAGGAGGGCGACGGCCTGGCCATCGCGCTCGGCGGCTTTCTCACGCCCAGCCGCATCTCAGTGGCCATGAGCTGTGTCGGTCTCGCAGAGCGTGCACAGCAGCTCGCGGTCGAGTACGCGCAGAAGCGCGTCACCTTCGGCAAACCCATCTCCTCTCGGCAGGCGATCGCGTTCATGATCGCCGAGAACGAGGCGGACATCGAGGCGGCGAAGGCGCTCGTGCTGCACGCCGCGCGCGAGTGGGAGGACGACTCGCCGCAGGCATCCGCTCTCTCGTCCATGGCCAAAATGGTGGCCGTCGATATGCTCACGAGAGTGACGGACAAGGCGCTGCAGGTGCACGGCGGGCTGGGTTACTGGAAGTCGGAGGCGATCGAGCGGGTGTATCGCGACGCGCGGGCGCAGCGCTTCGAGGAGGGCACGAACGAGATTCAGAAGACGGTCGTGGCGCGGGATGTCTTTGCCCGGGCTGCGCAGGCGGCCTCGGCTGCTTCGACGGCAAGCGAGGAGGCGAAGTGA